The following proteins are co-located in the Echinicola sp. 20G genome:
- a CDS encoding PepSY domain-containing protein, translating to MKTKKKKTNWQKVRKFFNDIHLWVGLAGALVLIPICLSGTIYVYNTELQEMFSSHLHWVEKEEGQSKLAIEEMLTKLSSKVEGNITGVSIPHDEARTYEFSVKEEGSRSRFGTTYYINPYNGEIVGNSSEKNSIAGFMRDMFSLHRWLLLDKIEEPLFEGLENRKLGSYISGTATILFTIGLITGIVIWFPQKLKSWKQGLKLKLNGSWKRANHDLHNTLAFYSFLFLLVMGLTGPQWSFPWYRTGLQKALGTYQAPSSRGGGAGHGRPTQPNREDKSDEKQVESPSFLAFEEYILAADKSLPYKGDYRISIPQDAKSKIDVSKSKVGFFAPAAGDKVSLDPKTAEVTDVQIFSDQPFNQRVARSIKALHIGSVYGGFTKLLYFISCLIATSLPVTGTLIWINKMKKKPRRKKPVVKKEALMTS from the coding sequence ATGAAAACGAAAAAGAAAAAGACAAATTGGCAAAAGGTCAGGAAGTTCTTTAATGATATCCACCTCTGGGTAGGCCTGGCTGGAGCTTTAGTGCTCATTCCAATTTGTTTATCAGGAACTATTTATGTTTACAATACAGAACTGCAAGAAATGTTCAGTTCTCATCTTCATTGGGTCGAAAAGGAGGAGGGACAAAGTAAGTTGGCCATTGAAGAAATGCTGACCAAATTATCCAGCAAGGTGGAAGGAAACATTACAGGGGTTTCCATTCCTCATGATGAAGCAAGAACCTATGAGTTTTCTGTTAAGGAAGAAGGGAGTCGAAGCCGGTTTGGTACAACTTATTACATTAACCCGTACAATGGGGAAATTGTAGGGAATTCAAGCGAGAAAAATTCTATAGCTGGATTTATGCGGGATATGTTCAGCCTGCACCGATGGTTGTTGTTGGACAAAATTGAAGAACCACTTTTTGAGGGCTTGGAAAATAGGAAATTGGGAAGTTATATTTCAGGAACAGCGACCATTTTGTTTACCATAGGCTTGATCACCGGAATAGTAATTTGGTTTCCCCAAAAGCTAAAAAGCTGGAAGCAGGGCTTGAAGTTAAAGCTAAATGGTAGCTGGAAAAGAGCCAACCATGATTTGCATAATACATTGGCTTTTTATTCCTTTTTATTTCTGTTGGTGATGGGCTTGACGGGCCCACAATGGTCTTTCCCATGGTACCGTACAGGGCTTCAAAAGGCTTTGGGAACTTATCAGGCTCCTTCATCAAGAGGTGGTGGTGCTGGCCATGGTCGCCCTACTCAACCTAATAGAGAAGATAAATCTGATGAAAAACAGGTAGAATCCCCTTCCTTTTTGGCATTTGAAGAGTATATCCTCGCGGCGGATAAAAGCCTTCCGTATAAAGGAGATTATCGGATCAGTATTCCACAAGATGCAAAAAGTAAAATAGATGTCTCCAAAAGTAAAGTAGGTTTCTTTGCACCAGCTGCTGGAGATAAGGTAAGTCTGGATCCTAAGACCGCAGAGGTAACCGATGTTCAGATTTTTTCCGACCAACCCTTTAACCAAAGAGTGGCTAGATCAATTAAAGCACTACATATCGGTTCAGTTTATGGAGGGTTTACAAAGCTACTTTACTTTATTTCATGCTTGATCGCAACAAGCTTGCCGGTTACAGGTACCTTAATTTGGATTAATAAAATGAAGAAAAAGCCGAGAAGAAAGAAGCCAGTAGTGAAAAAGGAGGCTTTAATGACTTCCTGA